In a genomic window of Culicoidibacter larvae:
- a CDS encoding terminase small subunit: MCRVAKIKEQHKKLADRWLAGDCSQEEAALFAGYAPKNARKQGYLVLDRPEVQEYIQEQLEKMQSERIADAVEIREYLTRVMRGEELEEQVTKLQDKTFQKGGGMIITERTEIIEVKPRMSDRNKAAELLGKGYALYTDRVEQDVKGTVVIVNDLPDD; this comes from the coding sequence GTGTGCAGAGTGGCTAAAATCAAAGAACAGCATAAGAAGCTGGCAGACAGATGGCTGGCTGGCGACTGTAGTCAAGAAGAGGCTGCACTATTTGCCGGTTATGCGCCAAAGAATGCACGTAAGCAAGGATATTTGGTTTTAGATCGTCCCGAGGTTCAGGAATATATCCAGGAACAACTTGAGAAGATGCAATCAGAGAGGATTGCTGATGCTGTCGAGATACGGGAGTACTTAACTAGAGTGATGCGTGGCGAAGAGCTTGAGGAGCAGGTAACCAAACTGCAAGACAAGACTTTCCAAAAAGGTGGCGGCATGATTATCACTGAACGCACAGAAATTATCGAGGTTAAGCCTAGAATGTCAGATAGGAATAAAGCAGCCGAATTATTAGGGAAAGGCTACGCGCTATATACGGACCGTGTTGAGCAGGATGTTAAGGGCACGGTGGTGATTGTTAATGATCTCCCCGACGACTAA